A genome region from Coffea arabica cultivar ET-39 chromosome 7e, Coffea Arabica ET-39 HiFi, whole genome shotgun sequence includes the following:
- the LOC113702087 gene encoding probable starch synthase 4, chloroplastic/amyloplastic isoform X2, translated as MELLLNAPLSKLPPLPKICATKRKPLGARLPSCLGVERHDDMDVHKDLPQSMDHEPKEKQNDIWQLFTEAQQNILYLNKQRLTALEELDELKRENTALLDRIEQLEAKMLLNTEKEMDTLSISSELLLRIDSMVLSGMIDNAEASDLRRLVMNSRMSIAANLFQNTHKKDSELLVELRHFSSKSKKKGFHIVHISAEMAPVVSVGSLASYVTGLSCALQRKGHVVEVILPKYACLNLDEVQGLREVEAEVYSFFNGQLHKNRIWTGVVFGIGVTFIQPVYYSAFFSHERVYGYGNDFERFTYFSRASLDYLVKSGKKPDIVHIHNWETSIVGPLFWDVFVNQGLEGTRILLTCQGFDSQCLQRPEKLALCGLDPSRLHRPDRLQDNNKTHMVNILKGGVVYSNKVIVIASMQTKAHLITELGHGMEPTLAIHKDKLLIAPYGFDKSVWDPSVDKFLPESYSEEDMKGKSVCKISLQKHLGLTKNASMILKFQMFTWRTSRLLFGWLPEREFSQNPDLRREVESLLLELKDGNVKFIDKYDEPLLHLILAGCDIILCPSFDDPELQVPLKAIKYGAGLVALNFTDDKFGNFADHDFGRPEVSKYIRNSFGNMSLSQAINEIEEDPSQWNRKITDAMAKDFSWDAECCDIHVSAYAAIKNL; from the exons ATGGAGTTGCTGTTAAATGCTCCGCTATCTAAGCTTCCTCCTTTGCCTAAAATCTGTGCGACGAAGCGCAAGCCCCTTGGTGCTCGGCTTCCCTCTTGCTTGGG GGTGGAAAGACATGATGACATGGATGTCCATAAG GATCTTCCGCAGTCTATGGATCATGAACCAAAAGAGAAGCAGAATGATATATGGCAACTCTTCACAGAAGCACAACAGA ATATATTGTATTTGAATAAACAACGACTCACGGCATTGGAAGAACTGGATGAACTGAAGAGGGAAAACACGGCACTGCTTGATAGGATAGAGCAATTGGAGGCCAAAATGCTGTTGAACACCGAAAAAG AAATGGATACACTTTCTATTAGCTCTGAGTTGCTGCTTAGGATTGATTCAATGGTTCTAAGTGGAATGATTGATAATGCGGAGGCTTCTGACTTGAGAAGGCTGGTCATGAATTCAAGAATGAGTATAGCAGCTAATTTGTTTCAAAACACGCACAAGAAAGATTCTGAACTTCTGGTGGAATTGCGCCATTTTTCCAGCAAAAGTAAAAA GAAGGGTTTCCACATAGTTCACATTTCTGCTGAAATGGCACCAGTGGTCTCTGTGGGATCTTTGGCATCTTATGTTACAGGACTATCCTGTGCTCTGCAGAGAAAGGGACATGTGGTCGAGGTCATTTTGCCCAA GTATGCATGCCTAAATTTAGACGAAGTTCAAGGTCTTCGAGAAGTTGAAGCAGAAgtctattcattttttaatGGTCAATTGCATAAAAACAGAATCTGGACTGG GGTTGTCTTTGGCATTGGAGTTACATTTATACAACCAGTCTACTATTCAGCATTTTTCAGTCATGAGAGAGTATATGGATATGGAAATGACTTTGAAAG ATTCACCTATTTTTCTCGTGCATCGCTGGATTATCTAGTGAAATCAGGAAAGAAGCCCGATATTGTTCACATACACAATTGGGAAACATCAATTGTTGGGCCCCTATTTTGGGACGTTTTTGTCAATCAG GGACTCGAAGGTACTAGAATATTATTGACGTGCCAGGGCTTTGATTCACAG TGTCTTCAACGACCTGAGAAGCTTGCTCTGTGTGGACTTGATCCTTCAAGACTACATCGTCCTGATCGCCTTCAAGATAATAACAAGACTCATATGGTCAACATTTTGAAG GGTGGAGTTGTTTACTCCAATAAAGTGATAGTGATTGCATCCATGCAAACAAAGGCCCATCTCATCACTGAATTGGGTCATGGAATGGAACCCACCTTAGCCATTCACAA GGACAAGCTGCTGATTGCTCCTTATGGATTTGACAAGTCAGTTTGGGATCCTTCAGTGGACAAATTTCTTCCAGAAAGTTACAGTGAAGAAGATATGAAAGGGAAATCTGTATGCAAAATTTCATTGCAGAAGCACCTTGGGTTAACAAAGAATGCTTCCATGATTCTT AAGTTTCAGATGTTTACCTGGAGAACCTCAAGACTCTTGTTTGGATGGCTTCCAGAAAGGGAATTCAG CCAAAATCCAGACTTAAGAAGAGAAGTGGAATCTTTGCTGTTAGAACTCAAG GATGGAAATGTGAAGTTTATTGATAAATATGACGAACCTTTACTGCATTTGATATTAGCTGGATGCGACATTATTTTGTGCCCATCTTTCGACGATCCAGAGCTTCAAGTACCG CTGAAGGCCATAAAATATGGAGCTGGACTTGTTGCATTAAATTTTACTGATGACAAATTCGG GAATTTTGCGGATCATGATTTTGGGCGTCCAGAAGTTTCAAAGTACATCAGAAATTCCTTTGGAAATATGTCATTAAGCCAAGCAATCAATGAAATC GAGGAGGATCCATCTCAGTGGAACAGAAAGATCACAGATGCCATGGCAAAGGATTTCTCGTGGGATGCAGAGTGTTGTGATATTCATGTTTCGGCATATGCAGCAATAAAGAATCTATGA
- the LOC113702087 gene encoding probable starch synthase 4, chloroplastic/amyloplastic isoform X4, giving the protein MELLLNAPLSKLPPLPKICATKRKPLGARLPSCLGVERHDDMDVHKDLPQSMDHEPKEKQNDIWQLFTEAQQNILYLNKQRLTALEELDELKRENTALLDRIEQLEAKMLLNTEKEMDTLSISSELLLRIDSMVLSGMIDNAEASDLRRLVMNSRMSIAANLFQNTHKKDSELLVELRHFSSKSKKKGFHIVHISAEMAPVVSVGSLASYVTGLSCALQRKGHVVEVILPKYACLNLDEVQGLREVEAEVYSFFNGQLHKNRIWTGVVFGIGVTFIQPVYYSAFFSHERVYGYGNDFERFTYFSRASLDYLVKSGKKPDIVHIHNWETSIVGPLFWDVFVNQGLEGTRILLTCQGFDSQCLQRPEKLALCGLDPSRLHRPDRLQDNNKTHMVNILKGGVVYSNKVIVIASMQTKAHLITELGHGMEPTLAIHKDKLLIAPYGFDKSVWDPSVDKFLPESYSEEDMKGKSVCKISLQKHLGLTKNASMILKFQMFTWRTSRLLFGWLPEREFSLSSCCVAKIQT; this is encoded by the exons ATGGAGTTGCTGTTAAATGCTCCGCTATCTAAGCTTCCTCCTTTGCCTAAAATCTGTGCGACGAAGCGCAAGCCCCTTGGTGCTCGGCTTCCCTCTTGCTTGGG GGTGGAAAGACATGATGACATGGATGTCCATAAG GATCTTCCGCAGTCTATGGATCATGAACCAAAAGAGAAGCAGAATGATATATGGCAACTCTTCACAGAAGCACAACAGA ATATATTGTATTTGAATAAACAACGACTCACGGCATTGGAAGAACTGGATGAACTGAAGAGGGAAAACACGGCACTGCTTGATAGGATAGAGCAATTGGAGGCCAAAATGCTGTTGAACACCGAAAAAG AAATGGATACACTTTCTATTAGCTCTGAGTTGCTGCTTAGGATTGATTCAATGGTTCTAAGTGGAATGATTGATAATGCGGAGGCTTCTGACTTGAGAAGGCTGGTCATGAATTCAAGAATGAGTATAGCAGCTAATTTGTTTCAAAACACGCACAAGAAAGATTCTGAACTTCTGGTGGAATTGCGCCATTTTTCCAGCAAAAGTAAAAA GAAGGGTTTCCACATAGTTCACATTTCTGCTGAAATGGCACCAGTGGTCTCTGTGGGATCTTTGGCATCTTATGTTACAGGACTATCCTGTGCTCTGCAGAGAAAGGGACATGTGGTCGAGGTCATTTTGCCCAA GTATGCATGCCTAAATTTAGACGAAGTTCAAGGTCTTCGAGAAGTTGAAGCAGAAgtctattcattttttaatGGTCAATTGCATAAAAACAGAATCTGGACTGG GGTTGTCTTTGGCATTGGAGTTACATTTATACAACCAGTCTACTATTCAGCATTTTTCAGTCATGAGAGAGTATATGGATATGGAAATGACTTTGAAAG ATTCACCTATTTTTCTCGTGCATCGCTGGATTATCTAGTGAAATCAGGAAAGAAGCCCGATATTGTTCACATACACAATTGGGAAACATCAATTGTTGGGCCCCTATTTTGGGACGTTTTTGTCAATCAG GGACTCGAAGGTACTAGAATATTATTGACGTGCCAGGGCTTTGATTCACAG TGTCTTCAACGACCTGAGAAGCTTGCTCTGTGTGGACTTGATCCTTCAAGACTACATCGTCCTGATCGCCTTCAAGATAATAACAAGACTCATATGGTCAACATTTTGAAG GGTGGAGTTGTTTACTCCAATAAAGTGATAGTGATTGCATCCATGCAAACAAAGGCCCATCTCATCACTGAATTGGGTCATGGAATGGAACCCACCTTAGCCATTCACAA GGACAAGCTGCTGATTGCTCCTTATGGATTTGACAAGTCAGTTTGGGATCCTTCAGTGGACAAATTTCTTCCAGAAAGTTACAGTGAAGAAGATATGAAAGGGAAATCTGTATGCAAAATTTCATTGCAGAAGCACCTTGGGTTAACAAAGAATGCTTCCATGATTCTT AAGTTTCAGATGTTTACCTGGAGAACCTCAAGACTCTTGTTTGGATGGCTTCCAGAAAGGGAATTCAG TTTGTCTTCATGTTGTGTAGCCAAAATCCAGACTTAA
- the LOC113702087 gene encoding probable starch synthase 4, chloroplastic/amyloplastic isoform X1 yields the protein MELLLNAPLSKLPPLPKICATKRKPLGARLPSCLGVERHDDMDVHKDLPQSMDHEPKEKQNDIWQLFTEAQQNILYLNKQRLTALEELDELKRENTALLDRIEQLEAKMLLNTEKEMDTLSISSELLLRIDSMVLSGMIDNAEASDLRRLVMNSRMSIAANLFQNTHKKDSELLVELRHFSSKSKKKGFHIVHISAEMAPVVSVGSLASYVTGLSCALQRKGHVVEVILPKYACLNLDEVQGLREVEAEVYSFFNGQLHKNRIWTGVVFGIGVTFIQPVYYSAFFSHERVYGYGNDFERFTYFSRASLDYLVKSGKKPDIVHIHNWETSIVGPLFWDVFVNQGLEGTRILLTCQGFDSQCLQRPEKLALCGLDPSRLHRPDRLQDNNKTHMVNILKGGVVYSNKVIVIASMQTKAHLITELGHGMEPTLAIHKDKLLIAPYGFDKSVWDPSVDKFLPESYSEEDMKGKSVCKISLQKHLGLTKNASMILVGCMLTEVSDVYLENLKTLVWMASRKGIQFVFMLCSQNPDLRREVESLLLELKDGNVKFIDKYDEPLLHLILAGCDIILCPSFDDPELQVPLKAIKYGAGLVALNFTDDKFGNFADHDFGRPEVSKYIRNSFGNMSLSQAINEIEEDPSQWNRKITDAMAKDFSWDAECCDIHVSAYAAIKNL from the exons ATGGAGTTGCTGTTAAATGCTCCGCTATCTAAGCTTCCTCCTTTGCCTAAAATCTGTGCGACGAAGCGCAAGCCCCTTGGTGCTCGGCTTCCCTCTTGCTTGGG GGTGGAAAGACATGATGACATGGATGTCCATAAG GATCTTCCGCAGTCTATGGATCATGAACCAAAAGAGAAGCAGAATGATATATGGCAACTCTTCACAGAAGCACAACAGA ATATATTGTATTTGAATAAACAACGACTCACGGCATTGGAAGAACTGGATGAACTGAAGAGGGAAAACACGGCACTGCTTGATAGGATAGAGCAATTGGAGGCCAAAATGCTGTTGAACACCGAAAAAG AAATGGATACACTTTCTATTAGCTCTGAGTTGCTGCTTAGGATTGATTCAATGGTTCTAAGTGGAATGATTGATAATGCGGAGGCTTCTGACTTGAGAAGGCTGGTCATGAATTCAAGAATGAGTATAGCAGCTAATTTGTTTCAAAACACGCACAAGAAAGATTCTGAACTTCTGGTGGAATTGCGCCATTTTTCCAGCAAAAGTAAAAA GAAGGGTTTCCACATAGTTCACATTTCTGCTGAAATGGCACCAGTGGTCTCTGTGGGATCTTTGGCATCTTATGTTACAGGACTATCCTGTGCTCTGCAGAGAAAGGGACATGTGGTCGAGGTCATTTTGCCCAA GTATGCATGCCTAAATTTAGACGAAGTTCAAGGTCTTCGAGAAGTTGAAGCAGAAgtctattcattttttaatGGTCAATTGCATAAAAACAGAATCTGGACTGG GGTTGTCTTTGGCATTGGAGTTACATTTATACAACCAGTCTACTATTCAGCATTTTTCAGTCATGAGAGAGTATATGGATATGGAAATGACTTTGAAAG ATTCACCTATTTTTCTCGTGCATCGCTGGATTATCTAGTGAAATCAGGAAAGAAGCCCGATATTGTTCACATACACAATTGGGAAACATCAATTGTTGGGCCCCTATTTTGGGACGTTTTTGTCAATCAG GGACTCGAAGGTACTAGAATATTATTGACGTGCCAGGGCTTTGATTCACAG TGTCTTCAACGACCTGAGAAGCTTGCTCTGTGTGGACTTGATCCTTCAAGACTACATCGTCCTGATCGCCTTCAAGATAATAACAAGACTCATATGGTCAACATTTTGAAG GGTGGAGTTGTTTACTCCAATAAAGTGATAGTGATTGCATCCATGCAAACAAAGGCCCATCTCATCACTGAATTGGGTCATGGAATGGAACCCACCTTAGCCATTCACAA GGACAAGCTGCTGATTGCTCCTTATGGATTTGACAAGTCAGTTTGGGATCCTTCAGTGGACAAATTTCTTCCAGAAAGTTACAGTGAAGAAGATATGAAAGGGAAATCTGTATGCAAAATTTCATTGCAGAAGCACCTTGGGTTAACAAAGAATGCTTCCATGATTCTT GTTGGTTGCATGTTAACAGAAGTTTCAGATGTTTACCTGGAGAACCTCAAGACTCTTGTTTGGATGGCTTCCAGAAAGGGAATTCAG TTTGTCTTCATGTTGTGTAGCCAAAATCCAGACTTAAGAAGAGAAGTGGAATCTTTGCTGTTAGAACTCAAG GATGGAAATGTGAAGTTTATTGATAAATATGACGAACCTTTACTGCATTTGATATTAGCTGGATGCGACATTATTTTGTGCCCATCTTTCGACGATCCAGAGCTTCAAGTACCG CTGAAGGCCATAAAATATGGAGCTGGACTTGTTGCATTAAATTTTACTGATGACAAATTCGG GAATTTTGCGGATCATGATTTTGGGCGTCCAGAAGTTTCAAAGTACATCAGAAATTCCTTTGGAAATATGTCATTAAGCCAAGCAATCAATGAAATC GAGGAGGATCCATCTCAGTGGAACAGAAAGATCACAGATGCCATGGCAAAGGATTTCTCGTGGGATGCAGAGTGTTGTGATATTCATGTTTCGGCATATGCAGCAATAAAGAATCTATGA
- the LOC113702087 gene encoding probable starch synthase 4, chloroplastic/amyloplastic isoform X3 has translation MELLLNAPLSKLPPLPKICATKRKPLGARLPSCLGVERHDDMDVHKDLPQSMDHEPKEKQNDIWQLFTEAQQNILYLNKQRLTALEELDELKRENTALLDRIEQLEAKMLLNTEKEMDTLSISSELLLRIDSMVLSGMIDNAEASDLRRLVMNSRMSIAANLFQNTHKKDSELLVELRHFSSKSKKKGFHIVHISAEMAPVVSVGSLASYVTGLSCALQRKGHVVEVILPKYACLNLDEVQGLREVEAEVYSFFNGQLHKNRIWTGFTYFSRASLDYLVKSGKKPDIVHIHNWETSIVGPLFWDVFVNQGLEGTRILLTCQGFDSQCLQRPEKLALCGLDPSRLHRPDRLQDNNKTHMVNILKGGVVYSNKVIVIASMQTKAHLITELGHGMEPTLAIHKDKLLIAPYGFDKSVWDPSVDKFLPESYSEEDMKGKSVCKISLQKHLGLTKNASMILVGCMLTEVSDVYLENLKTLVWMASRKGIQFVFMLCSQNPDLRREVESLLLELKDGNVKFIDKYDEPLLHLILAGCDIILCPSFDDPELQVPLKAIKYGAGLVALNFTDDKFGNFADHDFGRPEVSKYIRNSFGNMSLSQAINEIEEDPSQWNRKITDAMAKDFSWDAECCDIHVSAYAAIKNL, from the exons ATGGAGTTGCTGTTAAATGCTCCGCTATCTAAGCTTCCTCCTTTGCCTAAAATCTGTGCGACGAAGCGCAAGCCCCTTGGTGCTCGGCTTCCCTCTTGCTTGGG GGTGGAAAGACATGATGACATGGATGTCCATAAG GATCTTCCGCAGTCTATGGATCATGAACCAAAAGAGAAGCAGAATGATATATGGCAACTCTTCACAGAAGCACAACAGA ATATATTGTATTTGAATAAACAACGACTCACGGCATTGGAAGAACTGGATGAACTGAAGAGGGAAAACACGGCACTGCTTGATAGGATAGAGCAATTGGAGGCCAAAATGCTGTTGAACACCGAAAAAG AAATGGATACACTTTCTATTAGCTCTGAGTTGCTGCTTAGGATTGATTCAATGGTTCTAAGTGGAATGATTGATAATGCGGAGGCTTCTGACTTGAGAAGGCTGGTCATGAATTCAAGAATGAGTATAGCAGCTAATTTGTTTCAAAACACGCACAAGAAAGATTCTGAACTTCTGGTGGAATTGCGCCATTTTTCCAGCAAAAGTAAAAA GAAGGGTTTCCACATAGTTCACATTTCTGCTGAAATGGCACCAGTGGTCTCTGTGGGATCTTTGGCATCTTATGTTACAGGACTATCCTGTGCTCTGCAGAGAAAGGGACATGTGGTCGAGGTCATTTTGCCCAA GTATGCATGCCTAAATTTAGACGAAGTTCAAGGTCTTCGAGAAGTTGAAGCAGAAgtctattcattttttaatGGTCAATTGCATAAAAACAGAATCTGGACTGG ATTCACCTATTTTTCTCGTGCATCGCTGGATTATCTAGTGAAATCAGGAAAGAAGCCCGATATTGTTCACATACACAATTGGGAAACATCAATTGTTGGGCCCCTATTTTGGGACGTTTTTGTCAATCAG GGACTCGAAGGTACTAGAATATTATTGACGTGCCAGGGCTTTGATTCACAG TGTCTTCAACGACCTGAGAAGCTTGCTCTGTGTGGACTTGATCCTTCAAGACTACATCGTCCTGATCGCCTTCAAGATAATAACAAGACTCATATGGTCAACATTTTGAAG GGTGGAGTTGTTTACTCCAATAAAGTGATAGTGATTGCATCCATGCAAACAAAGGCCCATCTCATCACTGAATTGGGTCATGGAATGGAACCCACCTTAGCCATTCACAA GGACAAGCTGCTGATTGCTCCTTATGGATTTGACAAGTCAGTTTGGGATCCTTCAGTGGACAAATTTCTTCCAGAAAGTTACAGTGAAGAAGATATGAAAGGGAAATCTGTATGCAAAATTTCATTGCAGAAGCACCTTGGGTTAACAAAGAATGCTTCCATGATTCTT GTTGGTTGCATGTTAACAGAAGTTTCAGATGTTTACCTGGAGAACCTCAAGACTCTTGTTTGGATGGCTTCCAGAAAGGGAATTCAG TTTGTCTTCATGTTGTGTAGCCAAAATCCAGACTTAAGAAGAGAAGTGGAATCTTTGCTGTTAGAACTCAAG GATGGAAATGTGAAGTTTATTGATAAATATGACGAACCTTTACTGCATTTGATATTAGCTGGATGCGACATTATTTTGTGCCCATCTTTCGACGATCCAGAGCTTCAAGTACCG CTGAAGGCCATAAAATATGGAGCTGGACTTGTTGCATTAAATTTTACTGATGACAAATTCGG GAATTTTGCGGATCATGATTTTGGGCGTCCAGAAGTTTCAAAGTACATCAGAAATTCCTTTGGAAATATGTCATTAAGCCAAGCAATCAATGAAATC GAGGAGGATCCATCTCAGTGGAACAGAAAGATCACAGATGCCATGGCAAAGGATTTCTCGTGGGATGCAGAGTGTTGTGATATTCATGTTTCGGCATATGCAGCAATAAAGAATCTATGA
- the LOC113702088 gene encoding uncharacterized protein, whose protein sequence is MRAHDRYDEYEDLDEYEEDGDEQEEKDAGEDEYEEEDDPKPAKEVLNYLELRQRLKEEKRKKLKKELGTANGSSREKKNVISKDVISKDTYGSFFGPSQPVIAQRVIEESKSLLENPDLAARVIKFNQSRNKSSGSASSVSKSQAGAGPRPKVTNGLQKKVEMLKNTRDYSFLLADDAELPVPKKVPHSISAQKPEARSAQLSERSRDSLSINGQKVSSSREDKKPTAAINRMQPKVGSEKFGSRDKLVRPSVESGKHLSGNNGALADHRKQPSISNGSGPGRPVVSKSVPTKPISNGSGPGRPLVSKSVPPKPSVSTSDKKASVPVARTSAPGIHKPNPSKVQTSVSKQSSARKEEHQAPGKPKILPKQPIPPLKPKQVLRPAPKPSARDASRGERPRKRPVRHNEDDEDDPETALRMIRNMFGYNPSRYEDVDDDSDMEANFDDIQREEKRSARIARQEDEEELRKIEEEERRERLHKEAKKRKLSHR, encoded by the exons ATGCGAGCACATGATAGATATGAT GAGTATGAAGATTTAGACGAGTATGAGGAGGATGGTGATGAGCAAGAAGAGAAAGATGCTGGTGAAGATGAATATGAAGAGGAAGACGATCCTAAGCCCGCTAAGGAGGTGTTGAATTATCTTGAACTGAGGCAACGattaaaagaagagaaaagaaagaagttgAAGAAGGAATTGGGAACTGCTAATGGCAGTTCTCGTGAGAAAAAGAATGTGATCTCAAAGGATGTGATCTCAAAGGATAC TTATGGTTCCTTTTTTGGACCTTCACAACCAGTTATTGCTCAGAGAGTGATCGAAGAAAGCAAGTCATTACTTGAGAACCCGGATTTGGCAGCTAGAGTCATTAAATTTAATCAAAGT AGAAACAAGAGCTCTGGTTCAGCCTCATCTGTGTCAAAGTCTCAAGCTGGTGCTGGCCCCAGACCAAAAGTTACAAATGGG CTACAAAAGAAAGTCGAGATGCTAAAAAATACCAGGGATTACTCATTTCTATTAGCTGATGATGCTGAGCTTCCTGTGCCAAAAAAAGTTCCTCATAGTATTTCTGCCCAAAAACCTG AGGCGCGCTCTGCACAATTGTCAGAAAGAAGCAGAGATTCTTTAAGCATTAATGGACAAAAAGTTTCCAGCAGTCGCGAGGATAAGAAACCTACAGCTGCTATTAACCGAATGCAGCCTAAAGTAGGGTCAGAGAAATTTGGTTCCAGGGATAAGCTGGTTCGGCCATCAGTAGAGTCTGGGAAACATCTCAGTGGAAATAATGGTGCGTTAGCAGATCATAGAAAACAGCCTTCCATCAGTAATGGTAGTGGGCCAGGTCGGCCTGTGGTGTCAAAGAGTGTGCCAACAAAGCCCATCAGTAATGGTAGTGGGCCAGGTCGGCCTTTGGTGTCAAAGAGTGTGCCACCAAAGCCTTCAGTAAGTACGTCAGATAAGAAGGCTTCGGTTCCTGTTGCAAGAACCTCTGCTCCTGGCATTCACAAACCAAATCCTTCAAAAGTGCAGACTTCTGTTTCAAAGCAGTCCTCTGCGAGGAAGGAGGAACACCAGGCACCAGGAAAGCCAAAGATattaccaaaacaacccatcCCACCCTTAAAACCTAAG CAAGTATTGCGACCAGCACCAAAACCTTCAGCTCGGGATGCTTCAAGAGGTGAACGCCCAAGGAAGAGGCCCGTAAGACacaatgaagatgatgaagatgatccTGAAACTGCTTTGCGTATGATCAGGAATATGTTCGG ATATAATCCTAGTAGGTATGAGGATGTTGACGATGATAGTGACATGGAGGCTAATTTTGACGACATTCAGAGGGAGGAAAAGAGAAG TGCGAGGATTGCTCGGCAAGAGGATGAAGAAGAGCTTCGCAagatagaagaagaagaaagaagggagcGCTTGCACAAGGAAGCCAAAAAACGCAAGTTAAGCCATCGATGA